A stretch of DNA from Cryptosporangium aurantiacum:
ATGGAGGTCTCGAGCCTGCTCCAGCACGCGGTCGAGCAGCAGCTCCGCAGCGCGGGCGGGCTCACGAACATCCAGTTCAAGGTCCTGATGAGCCTGCTGGAGGCACCGGAAGGGCAACTGCGGATGACCGACCTCGCCGACAGCCTGGTCGTCAGCCGCAGCGGGCTCACCTATCAGGCGGGGCTGCTGGAGAAGGCCGGGCTGATCACCCGCACCCCCTCCCCCGACGACGAGCGCAGCACGACGCTCGGCCTCACCGCCGCGGGCCGGGAACGGATCGCGGCAGTGCTGCCCGGCCACGTGGACGTCGTTCGGCGATTGCTGCTGGACCCGCTCACCCGGGACGACCTGGGTGCGCTCACCGCGCTGTTGAGTCGCGTCCGGGACCACATGCGTGAGGCCCCGCCCCGCTCGGCGGCGCCGCGGGCCCGGCGGAAGGCCGAGCAGTGAACCTCGACGTGCCGACGTTGCTGGACGCGCTCGGCGACCCGAAGGCCGCCGAGTCGTTCTCCGCGGTGCTCGGGGTGCCGCTGGTCGCGGTGGAGGTCCCGGACGCTGCGTCGGCGGCGGGGCTCGCCGCGCTGCTGGGCCCCGGACGGTGGGCGGCCGACGTGCGGGCGCTGCCCTGCGTCGTTGCGCTGGTGGTGCCGGATCCGGCGGTGTTCACCGGAGCCGGGCACGTGCCGCTGATGCTCGGGGACGTCCTGCTCACCGACGACCCGGACGCACCCCGCCCGTACGTCGCCCCCGCCGGCGGCAGCACGGCCGGAGTGGACGCGCTGGCCGTGATCGCCACCGCGAACCCGGTCGCGGCCACCGCACTCGCGTTACTGCTGCGCTCGGCGGAGGGGCTCGACGTCCCGGCCGGGCTGGTGGCCGAGTCGGCCACATACTCGACGTTGCAGGCGGGCGAGGAGTTCGTCCGCTGGCGCGCCGGGCGGCCCGTCAAGCCCGCCGACCCGAGCACCGGCCGAGTCCGCGTCGAACGCGACGGCCACGCGCT
This window harbors:
- a CDS encoding MarR family transcriptional regulator, with amino-acid sequence MEVSSLLQHAVEQQLRSAGGLTNIQFKVLMSLLEAPEGQLRMTDLADSLVVSRSGLTYQAGLLEKAGLITRTPSPDDERSTTLGLTAAGRERIAAVLPGHVDVVRRLLLDPLTRDDLGALTALLSRVRDHMREAPPRSAAPRARRKAEQ
- a CDS encoding enoyl-CoA hydratase/isomerase family protein, encoding MNLDVPTLLDALGDPKAAESFSAVLGVPLVAVEVPDAASAAGLAALLGPGRWAADVRALPCVVALVVPDPAVFTGAGHVPLMLGDVLLTDDPDAPRPYVAPAGGSTAGVDALAVIATANPVAATALALLLRSAEGLDVPAGLVAESATYSTLQAGEEFVRWRAGRPVKPADPSTGRVRVERDGHALRVTMTRPQRRNALDAAMRDALAEAFTLAIADPDATLEFRGEGPEFCAGGDLDEFGSRPDPALAHLTRLTRSPARLLHTVAGRATAHLHGACLGAGIELPAFAGRVIAAPDTSIGLPEVSLGLVPGAGGTVSMPRRIGRQRTAWIGLSGQRVNADTALRWGLVDAIGPAGETS